In Acinetobacter pittii, one genomic interval encodes:
- a CDS encoding NAD(P)H-quinone oxidoreductase: MEYFMTLPTTMKIIEITAPGGPEVLKVQDANIPAPQADEVLIEVKAAGINRPDVLQRMGLYPMPKGVTQIPGLEVAGVVVAVGEQVNQFKVGDKVCALTNGGGYAEYCAVTATQVLPIPENLTFTQAAAIPETFFTVWANLFDIGRLKKDETALIHGGASGIGTTALAICQALGIKTFATVGSEDKVDALSNLTTAINYKTQDFEQEVLKHTQDQGVDVILDIVGGSYFTKNLNLLKRDGRLVIIGFMGGRIAKEFDLQKLILKRATITGSTMRARNSQEKAQIAQSLHEHVWPLLAQGKCLPQIYKTYAFSDVQSAHACMEQGDHIGKIVLEMNA, translated from the coding sequence ATGGAGTATTTTATGACCCTTCCAACAACCATGAAAATTATTGAAATTACGGCTCCTGGTGGACCTGAGGTTCTAAAAGTTCAAGATGCAAATATTCCAGCACCTCAAGCAGATGAAGTTTTAATTGAGGTAAAGGCTGCTGGAATTAACCGCCCTGATGTCTTACAGCGTATGGGATTATATCCGATGCCTAAAGGTGTTACTCAAATACCCGGACTTGAAGTCGCTGGGGTTGTGGTTGCCGTGGGTGAACAAGTAAATCAATTCAAGGTTGGTGATAAAGTTTGCGCCCTAACAAATGGTGGCGGTTATGCAGAATACTGCGCGGTAACTGCGACTCAAGTATTGCCAATACCTGAAAATTTAACGTTTACGCAAGCTGCTGCGATTCCAGAAACATTTTTTACGGTTTGGGCAAATCTGTTTGATATCGGCCGTTTGAAGAAAGATGAAACCGCACTAATTCATGGCGGTGCAAGTGGTATAGGAACCACAGCTTTAGCAATTTGCCAAGCTTTAGGAATTAAAACTTTTGCTACGGTTGGTAGTGAAGATAAAGTCGATGCACTTTCAAATTTAACCACAGCAATTAACTATAAAACCCAAGATTTTGAGCAAGAAGTTTTGAAACATACTCAAGATCAAGGTGTTGATGTTATTTTGGATATTGTGGGTGGTTCTTATTTCACGAAAAATTTAAATCTATTAAAACGTGATGGCCGACTGGTCATTATTGGTTTTATGGGTGGACGAATCGCAAAAGAATTTGATTTACAGAAACTGATTTTAAAACGTGCCACAATTACGGGTTCAACGATGCGTGCACGTAATAGCCAAGAAAAGGCACAAATTGCCCAATCTTTGCATGAGCATGTATGGCCGCTTTTGGCTCAAGGTAAATGTTTACCGCAAATCTATAAAACGTATGCTTTTTCAGATGTGCAAAGTGCCCATGCATGTATGGAGCAAGGTGATCACATTGGAAAGATCGTTTTAGAAATGAATGCGTAA
- a CDS encoding NAD(P)H-dependent oxidoreductase encodes MNILIVHAHPEPQSFTTALKSTAKQTLEKLGHSVEVSDLYAMKFNPVASKEDFLELNQPDYFNYALEQRNASKNQLLAPDIQAEIEKVKKADLVIFNFLLYWTSVPAILKGWIDRVFVSGLFYGGKRFYNHGGMAGKKAMLCLTLGGRTHMFGENSIHGSIENYLSPIQRGTLAYAGFEVLPPFIAYHVPYISQEARESLLQDYVNYLSHLDQLEPLKFPKLEQFDEKLYPL; translated from the coding sequence ATGAATATTCTGATTGTCCATGCTCATCCAGAACCACAGTCTTTTACTACTGCTCTAAAAAGTACAGCCAAGCAAACCTTAGAAAAATTGGGGCACAGCGTAGAAGTTTCAGATTTATATGCGATGAAATTTAACCCCGTTGCGTCCAAAGAGGATTTTCTAGAGCTCAATCAACCTGATTATTTTAACTATGCACTTGAACAAAGAAATGCCAGCAAAAATCAACTTCTAGCTCCAGATATTCAAGCAGAAATTGAAAAAGTAAAAAAAGCTGATTTAGTTATTTTTAATTTCCTACTTTATTGGACATCTGTTCCAGCAATTTTAAAGGGCTGGATTGATCGTGTTTTCGTCTCTGGCTTGTTTTATGGTGGTAAGCGGTTTTATAACCACGGCGGCATGGCAGGTAAAAAAGCGATGTTGTGTTTAACGCTCGGCGGTAGAACACACATGTTTGGAGAGAACTCTATTCATGGTTCAATCGAAAATTATCTATCGCCAATTCAGCGTGGTACTTTGGCATATGCTGGTTTTGAAGTCCTACCTCCATTCATTGCTTACCACGTACCGTACATTAGCCAAGAAGCACGAGAAAGCCTTCTTCAAGACTATGTGAATTATCTCTCTCACTTGGACCAGCTTGAACCACTAAAATTTCCTAAGCTAGAACAATTTGATGAAAAACTATATCCACTTTAA
- a CDS encoding OmpP1/FadL family transporter: MKLKHLSTAMILATLPATGVFAAALDRSGQSMSAFLQPGNYFEAGISILDPDVAGKEAGSSTTNRNIGDMADDYFFPSAALKLQLNDKFSFGLLYDQPFGSDAEYSGNNAFVSNPGSDSVLSAGAIDGIVTKKAIQLLESKGIPVNEQTLTGAKGQILASDSFKTLAGALAAANGYLGTGGTKVEVDTQNLSFVFGFQPNQNFNFYAGPVLQTVKGNVSLRGQAYSLYNGYDANIKETTGVGWLAGAAYQIPEIALKASLTYRSEIDHKTNINEDLSLLNFPGLTSVLAGLEVPASKLQAINSEGKTTITTPQSVNLDFQTGIMANTVAFANVRWVNWKDFSIQPYKFGKVSEAVGGLVGRPNGFNLVEYSDDQWSVNAGVGRKLSDKWAGNVSVGWDSGAGNPVTTLGPTEGYWNVGLGLQYSPTPQTFLAGGVKYFWLGDAKAQTGAQAGSDQYVADFSDNNAIAYGLKLGYKF; encoded by the coding sequence ATGAAATTAAAACATCTGAGCACTGCAATGATTTTAGCAACGCTGCCTGCAACTGGGGTTTTTGCAGCAGCATTGGATCGCTCTGGACAATCAATGTCTGCATTTTTGCAGCCTGGAAACTACTTTGAAGCGGGTATTTCTATTCTAGACCCAGATGTAGCGGGTAAAGAAGCAGGATCAAGCACAACAAATCGTAATATTGGTGATATGGCCGATGATTATTTTTTCCCAAGTGCAGCCTTAAAACTACAACTTAACGATAAATTCTCTTTTGGTTTACTTTACGATCAACCATTTGGTTCGGATGCAGAATACTCAGGTAATAATGCATTCGTTTCAAATCCAGGTTCTGACTCAGTTTTATCAGCTGGTGCAATTGACGGGATTGTTACTAAAAAAGCAATCCAATTATTAGAATCAAAAGGTATACCAGTTAATGAACAAACATTAACTGGTGCAAAGGGCCAAATTCTAGCAAGTGACAGTTTTAAAACATTAGCTGGCGCTTTGGCAGCGGCTAATGGATATTTAGGTACTGGCGGAACTAAAGTTGAGGTAGATACTCAAAACTTATCTTTTGTTTTTGGCTTCCAACCGAATCAAAACTTTAACTTCTATGCAGGTCCTGTATTACAAACCGTTAAAGGTAATGTAAGTCTTCGAGGTCAAGCTTATAGCCTTTACAATGGTTATGATGCGAATATTAAAGAAACTACTGGTGTAGGTTGGTTAGCAGGTGCAGCTTATCAAATTCCAGAAATTGCGCTTAAAGCATCTTTAACTTATCGTTCTGAAATCGACCATAAAACCAATATTAATGAAGACTTATCTTTATTAAATTTCCCAGGTCTTACTTCTGTGCTCGCTGGTTTAGAAGTACCTGCATCTAAACTTCAAGCTATTAATTCAGAAGGCAAAACTACAATTACTACCCCTCAATCTGTAAACCTTGATTTCCAAACAGGTATCATGGCAAATACAGTAGCATTCGCGAATGTACGATGGGTAAACTGGAAAGACTTCTCTATCCAGCCATATAAATTTGGTAAAGTTTCAGAAGCTGTAGGTGGACTTGTTGGACGTCCAAATGGTTTTAACTTAGTTGAATATTCTGATGACCAATGGTCTGTTAACGCCGGTGTTGGTCGTAAACTTAGCGACAAGTGGGCGGGTAACGTTTCTGTGGGTTGGGACTCTGGCGCAGGTAACCCTGTAACAACCTTAGGCCCAACTGAAGGTTATTGGAACGTAGGTTTAGGTCTTCAATATAGCCCTACTCCACAAACCTTCCTTGCTGGCGGTGTAAAATATTTCTGGCTGGGTGATGCTAAAGCTCAAACAGGCGCACAAGCTGGTAGCGATCAATATGTTGCAGACTTCTCTGACAACAATGCAATCGCTTATGGTTTAAAACTTGGTTATAAATTCTAA
- the thrH gene encoding bifunctional phosphoserine phosphatase/homoserine phosphotransferase ThrH, whose amino-acid sequence MEIVCLDLEGVLVPEIWINFAKKTGIKELEATTRDIPDYDVLMTQRLNILKQHGLGLNDIQEVIAEMGPLPGAKEFVEWVSTHFQLVILSDTFYEFAHPLMKQLGWPTIFCHKLETDEEGMITAYKLRQPDQKRESVKALHGLNFRVIAAGDSYNDTTMLGEADHGFLFDAPENVIAEFPQFPAIRGYDALKEAIRSVSQRTIPA is encoded by the coding sequence ATGGAAATCGTATGCCTAGATCTGGAAGGGGTTTTAGTTCCTGAAATCTGGATCAATTTCGCAAAAAAAACAGGGATTAAAGAACTAGAAGCAACAACTCGTGATATTCCGGATTATGATGTTTTAATGACTCAGCGCCTTAATATCTTAAAACAACACGGTTTAGGCTTAAATGACATTCAAGAAGTTATTGCTGAGATGGGGCCATTACCGGGGGCAAAAGAATTCGTTGAATGGGTGAGCACTCATTTCCAACTTGTGATCTTGTCAGATACCTTCTATGAGTTTGCTCATCCTTTGATGAAGCAATTGGGTTGGCCAACCATTTTCTGTCATAAATTAGAGACAGATGAAGAAGGAATGATTACGGCTTATAAGTTACGTCAGCCAGATCAAAAACGCGAATCGGTTAAGGCACTGCATGGCTTAAATTTCCGAGTAATCGCAGCTGGCGATTCGTATAACGATACAACCATGCTTGGTGAAGCGGACCATGGTTTCTTATTTGATGCGCCAGAAAACGTGATTGCTGAGTTTCCACAGTTTCCTGCTATCCGCGGATATGATGCATTAAAAGAAGCAATCCGTTCGGTTTCACAGCGTACAATCCCTGCTTAA
- the yqhC gene encoding AraC family transcriptional regulator: MPRNHLTEHLVDAFLHLAPVEGLYPTFISNITLMRVDHSTKPIAVLQEPSIVLVIQGLKRGYIGKEIFQFQQGQCLFISIAIPFDCDTIVENNEPMLAIAIKFEPQIMADLITKMDKQQQVVTEDAYSEDLKLSCGLRVIDMNATISEVALRLLNLLRSKQDTFILGEQVKRELVYRVVQASGGNLVESLSAMASRNGVIYTICEIIQRDYYHNLTVQELAKQAGMSISLFHQTFKKVTNYSPLQYIKITRLHKARELIINNKMGVAEAAYEVGYVSASQFSREFKRLFGVPPKSSII; this comes from the coding sequence ATGCCGCGAAATCATCTTACAGAACATTTGGTCGATGCTTTTTTGCACTTGGCTCCAGTAGAAGGTCTCTATCCTACTTTTATTTCTAATATCACTTTAATGCGGGTAGACCATTCCACGAAACCTATTGCAGTGCTACAAGAGCCTTCAATTGTTTTAGTGATACAGGGATTAAAGCGAGGATATATTGGAAAAGAAATCTTTCAGTTTCAACAAGGCCAGTGCTTATTCATCTCAATTGCAATACCGTTTGATTGCGATACTATTGTCGAAAATAATGAACCAATGTTGGCGATCGCAATAAAGTTTGAACCACAAATAATGGCTGATCTCATTACTAAAATGGATAAACAGCAACAAGTGGTTACTGAAGATGCTTATTCAGAAGATTTAAAATTAAGCTGTGGGCTTAGAGTGATTGACATGAATGCCACCATTTCAGAGGTTGCTCTCAGATTGCTCAATCTACTTCGCTCTAAACAAGATACTTTTATATTGGGTGAGCAAGTTAAAAGAGAATTGGTTTATCGTGTAGTTCAAGCTTCAGGTGGCAATCTAGTCGAGAGCTTATCGGCTATGGCAAGTCGAAATGGTGTGATTTACACCATTTGTGAAATTATTCAGCGTGATTATTATCATAACTTAACGGTTCAAGAGTTGGCGAAACAAGCAGGTATGAGCATCTCGCTTTTTCATCAGACTTTTAAAAAGGTGACGAATTATTCGCCCTTACAGTACATCAAAATTACTCGGTTACATAAAGCACGCGAACTTATCATCAACAATAAAATGGGTGTAGCAGAAGCCGCCTATGAAGTTGGATATGTGAGCGCTTCACAATTTAGCCGAGAATTTAAGCGTCTGTTTGGGGTGCCACCCAAGTCCTCAATTATTTAA
- a CDS encoding undecaprenyl-diphosphate phosphatase translates to MENFEVIKALFLGFVEGLTEFLPISSTGHLILFGHIIDFHSDGGRVFEVVIQLGAILAVCWLYRQKIINLIKGFFSGDVESRHFAISVLIAFFPAVIIGVLAVDFIKSVLFSPIVVAIALIVGALIIFWVESRQFEHKTLDATKITFKQALLVGLAQCVAMIPGTSRSGATIVGGMFAGLSRKAATEFSFFLAMPTMLGAATFDLIKNADVLTSDNMINIGVGFVAAFIAALFVVKALVLFVERHTLRVFAWYRIVLGVIILIAAMFFNLSA, encoded by the coding sequence ATGGAAAATTTTGAAGTTATAAAAGCACTGTTTTTAGGCTTTGTCGAAGGCTTAACTGAATTTTTACCTATCTCGAGTACAGGCCATTTAATTTTATTTGGTCATATTATCGATTTCCATTCAGACGGCGGTCGTGTATTTGAGGTCGTAATCCAGTTAGGTGCTATTTTGGCAGTGTGCTGGTTATACCGACAAAAAATTATTAACTTGATTAAGGGATTCTTTAGTGGCGATGTAGAATCACGTCATTTTGCGATTAGTGTGCTTATTGCATTCTTCCCAGCAGTCATTATTGGTGTTTTAGCTGTCGACTTCATTAAGAGTGTTTTATTCAGCCCAATCGTCGTTGCGATTGCTTTGATTGTCGGTGCTCTTATCATTTTCTGGGTTGAATCTAGACAGTTTGAGCATAAGACACTGGATGCAACTAAAATTACTTTTAAACAAGCGCTTTTAGTAGGCCTTGCTCAGTGTGTGGCCATGATTCCAGGAACTTCACGTTCAGGTGCAACAATTGTAGGCGGAATGTTTGCTGGCTTGTCACGTAAAGCTGCTACAGAATTCTCTTTCTTCCTTGCAATGCCAACCATGTTGGGTGCTGCAACTTTTGACTTGATTAAAAATGCTGACGTACTCACCTCAGACAATATGATTAATATTGGGGTAGGTTTCGTTGCTGCATTTATTGCTGCGCTATTTGTTGTAAAAGCATTGGTATTATTTGTAGAACGTCATACCTTACGTGTATTTGCTTGGTACCGAATTGTACTCGGTGTAATTATTTTAATTGCAGCCATGTTCTTTAATTTATCGGCTTAA
- a CDS encoding amino acid permease: protein MTNESSTLQRGLKNRHIQLIAMGGAIGTGLFLGSAQVIQSAGPSIILGYAIGGLIAFLIMRHLGEMIVEEPVAGSFSHFAYKYWGKFPGFLTGWNYWILYVLVAMSELTAVAKYINYWWPHIPAWTSVLFFFVVITAINLTNVKFYGESEFWLAIIKVAAVISMIVFGLYLLFTADVGSSISFSNLWSHGGFFPNGFSGLFYMLAFLMFAFGGIELIGMAAAEAKDPKKTIPKAINQVVFRILIFYIGSLAILLSLVPWNQLDLGGLDKSPFVMIFSQMGIGWAAHLLNFIILTAALSVYNSGMFANSRMLYSLAQQGNAPKVFAKTNKQGVPIPAVLLSALLIFGCVLLNYFVPEDALGHLMYVVVGALVLNWAMISITHLKYRRFVKHANIKTSFPALWSPFSNYLVLAFIAVVLYIMWTQGFKESVMMIPIWITAMLVLFDYLNPKKLDSIENPEE from the coding sequence TTGACCAACGAATCTTCTACACTGCAACGAGGACTAAAAAATCGACACATCCAATTAATTGCTATGGGTGGAGCAATTGGTACCGGATTATTTTTAGGCTCGGCGCAAGTGATTCAATCTGCGGGACCATCCATTATTTTAGGATATGCCATTGGCGGCTTAATCGCGTTTTTGATTATGCGTCACTTGGGAGAAATGATTGTTGAAGAACCTGTTGCAGGATCGTTCAGCCATTTTGCGTATAAATATTGGGGGAAATTTCCCGGATTTTTAACCGGATGGAACTATTGGATACTCTACGTTCTGGTGGCGATGAGTGAACTCACCGCGGTAGCCAAATATATTAATTATTGGTGGCCTCATATTCCAGCGTGGACTTCTGTCTTATTTTTCTTTGTCGTGATTACGGCAATTAACTTAACTAACGTCAAATTCTATGGTGAGTCCGAATTCTGGCTCGCTATTATTAAAGTTGCTGCGGTCATCTCTATGATTGTGTTTGGGCTTTATTTGCTCTTTACAGCAGATGTAGGTTCAAGTATTTCATTTAGTAACCTTTGGTCTCATGGTGGATTTTTTCCAAATGGCTTTAGCGGCCTGTTCTATATGTTGGCTTTCTTGATGTTCGCCTTTGGTGGTATTGAACTGATTGGTATGGCCGCAGCGGAAGCAAAAGATCCGAAAAAAACCATTCCAAAAGCAATTAACCAAGTCGTTTTCCGTATCTTGATTTTCTATATCGGTTCACTAGCGATCTTACTTTCATTAGTGCCATGGAACCAGTTAGATCTTGGCGGTCTCGACAAAAGTCCATTTGTTATGATTTTTAGCCAAATGGGTATTGGTTGGGCTGCACACTTACTGAACTTTATTATCTTAACTGCTGCCCTCTCTGTTTATAACAGTGGGATGTTTGCAAATAGCCGTATGCTCTACAGTCTCGCTCAACAAGGGAATGCACCAAAAGTTTTTGCAAAAACTAATAAACAGGGAGTTCCTATTCCCGCTGTTCTGCTTTCTGCTTTATTAATCTTTGGTTGTGTTCTTTTAAACTACTTTGTACCTGAAGATGCCCTTGGACATCTCATGTATGTTGTGGTTGGTGCACTTGTTCTAAACTGGGCAATGATATCAATTACACATTTGAAGTATAGACGCTTTGTTAAGCACGCGAATATTAAGACTTCTTTTCCAGCATTATGGTCACCTTTTAGTAATTACTTAGTTTTAGCGTTTATTGCTGTGGTTCTCTATATTATGTGGACTCAAGGCTTCAAAGAGTCAGTAATGATGATCCCTATTTGGATTACGGCAATGCTCGTACTTTTTGACTATTTAAATCCTAAAAAACTAGATTCTATTGAGAATCCGGAAGAATAA
- a CDS encoding fatty acid desaturase family protein — MNAQVSVTDLFSREEIQELTQPSDAYGAWAVASTWAVIGGTFASLIMMWDYLPNWGKLLACMLALAILAGRQLCLAILMHDASHKSLFKNKKINDFVGEWLCARPIWNDLQKYRVHHVRHHAKTSTQDDPDLSLVSGFPVSKKSLTRKFLRDLTGMTGLKFSFGRVLMDLDLMKWTVANDQVWLDRSNKDFVDYAKSLIKNSSGAIATNVALYGVLKAFGHQRFYWLWPLAYLTPFPLFLRIRSMAEHAGMQTSNTALTNTRTTRAGWIARSFVAPIHVNYHMEHHLMASVPYFNLPRMHRLLRDRGHVPAPPSYFEVIESLSSKPE; from the coding sequence ATGAATGCACAAGTGAGTGTGACCGATCTATTTAGCAGAGAAGAAATACAGGAGCTCACACAACCCTCAGATGCATACGGCGCTTGGGCTGTTGCAAGCACATGGGCCGTTATTGGCGGAACATTTGCAAGTTTAATCATGATGTGGGATTACTTACCTAACTGGGGCAAATTACTTGCTTGTATGCTAGCTTTGGCCATATTGGCGGGCCGCCAGTTATGTCTAGCAATTTTGATGCATGATGCATCGCATAAAAGCCTATTCAAAAATAAAAAAATAAATGACTTCGTAGGTGAATGGCTATGCGCCCGTCCAATCTGGAATGATCTACAAAAATACCGCGTACACCATGTCCGTCATCATGCAAAAACCTCTACTCAAGATGACCCTGACCTTTCTTTAGTTTCTGGTTTTCCAGTAAGTAAAAAATCTCTTACTCGTAAATTCTTACGCGACTTAACAGGTATGACAGGATTAAAGTTTAGCTTTGGTCGAGTGTTAATGGATCTCGATTTAATGAAATGGACCGTTGCAAATGATCAAGTCTGGTTAGATCGAAGCAATAAAGATTTCGTTGATTATGCCAAAAGTCTTATAAAAAACAGTAGTGGTGCCATTGCAACCAATGTCGCTCTTTATGGCGTTTTAAAGGCATTTGGGCACCAACGTTTTTATTGGTTATGGCCTTTAGCGTATTTAACACCATTTCCATTATTTTTAAGAATCCGCTCAATGGCCGAACATGCAGGCATGCAAACGAGTAATACAGCCTTAACCAATACACGCACGACACGCGCAGGTTGGATTGCTAGAAGCTTTGTGGCACCTATTCATGTCAATTATCATATGGAACACCACCTAATGGCTTCGGTGCCCTACTTCAACTTGCCGCGCATGCATCGACTATTAAGAGACCGCGGTCATGTTCCGGCACCACCTAGTTATTTTGAAGTGATTGAATCACTCTCATCTAAGCCAGAATAA
- a CDS encoding PaaX family transcriptional regulator C-terminal domain-containing protein, producing MKNTKINARHLIIDLFLSSAYPQLTIKQILIAAKLFNMSDNGIRVATTRLLNEGMIESVERGIYQLSPSTKEWAKVILNRKNGIKQTKQWQQQYLAVFTGTLGRIDRTALKKREHALHQFGFRELETGIYIRPDNLAYSFEKTCEELVLAGLENEAKVSIIQKFDAKTVSLIPSLWDTKQLEKNYEMYSQDIQEWLLNYKNLSLNEAATQALLLGRETITLLMNDPLLPSPFVDEHARNQFAQNVQQLDSIGQKLWQKLYENELAH from the coding sequence ATGAAAAATACCAAAATTAATGCACGCCACCTTATTATCGATTTATTTCTTTCCTCGGCTTACCCTCAACTCACTATTAAACAAATATTGATTGCCGCTAAACTTTTTAATATGAGTGACAACGGTATTCGTGTGGCTACGACTCGGCTATTAAATGAAGGCATGATAGAAAGTGTAGAGCGCGGTATTTATCAACTGTCGCCATCAACTAAAGAATGGGCAAAAGTCATTTTGAATCGTAAAAATGGCATTAAGCAGACCAAACAATGGCAACAGCAGTATCTTGCCGTATTTACTGGAACTTTAGGTCGTATTGATCGGACTGCTTTAAAAAAGAGAGAACACGCTTTACATCAATTTGGTTTTAGAGAGCTCGAAACTGGTATTTATATACGTCCAGACAATTTAGCGTATAGCTTTGAAAAAACATGTGAAGAACTCGTTTTAGCGGGTCTTGAAAATGAAGCTAAAGTTTCTATTATTCAAAAATTTGACGCAAAAACAGTTTCATTAATTCCTTCTTTATGGGATACCAAACAGCTTGAAAAAAACTATGAAATGTATAGTCAAGATATTCAAGAATGGCTTTTGAACTATAAAAATTTATCCTTAAACGAGGCTGCTACTCAAGCTTTGTTATTAGGACGTGAAACAATTACCTTACTCATGAATGATCCTCTACTGCCCTCTCCATTTGTTGATGAACATGCCCGCAATCAGTTTGCTCAAAATGTACAGCAGCTCGATTCGATTGGACAAAAGCTATGGCAAAAACTTTATGAAAATGAATTAGCCCATTAA
- the hchA gene encoding glyoxalase III HchA yields MNTANIDDKNPTPDLAEDNAFFPSPYSLSQYTAPKTDYDGTTYSTPYTGNKKVLMIATDERYIQMQNGKFFSTGNHPVEMLLPMFHLDNAGFEIDIATLSGNPAKLEMWAMPKQEQVVLDTFQKYAEKLKSPLKLADILENAVGENSPYAAVFIPGGHGVLAKIPHSLEVKKILKWAVEQDKFIITLCHGPASLLAAAVDEQPENYIFKGYQICVFPDSLDKGANIDIGYMPGALPWLVGENLEKLGVEILNKGITGQCHRDRKLLTGDSPLASNNLGKLAAGTLLAEVKD; encoded by the coding sequence ATGAATACCGCAAATATTGATGATAAAAATCCTACTCCAGATTTGGCTGAAGATAATGCCTTTTTCCCATCACCATACTCACTGAGTCAATATACTGCTCCTAAAACCGATTACGATGGCACGACTTATTCAACGCCGTATACGGGCAATAAAAAAGTTTTAATGATTGCGACTGATGAGCGTTACATCCAGATGCAAAACGGTAAGTTCTTTTCAACAGGTAACCATCCTGTAGAAATGCTTTTACCGATGTTTCATTTAGATAATGCAGGTTTTGAAATTGATATTGCGACACTTTCAGGAAATCCAGCCAAACTTGAAATGTGGGCAATGCCAAAGCAAGAACAAGTGGTGTTAGACACCTTTCAAAAATATGCAGAAAAATTAAAAAGTCCTTTAAAGCTGGCTGATATTTTAGAAAACGCAGTGGGGGAAAACTCTCCATATGCGGCCGTATTTATTCCGGGTGGGCATGGCGTTTTAGCTAAAATTCCACATAGCCTTGAGGTGAAAAAAATCCTTAAATGGGCAGTTGAACAAGATAAATTTATTATTACTTTATGTCATGGTCCAGCTTCATTGCTAGCTGCGGCAGTAGATGAACAGCCAGAAAACTATATTTTTAAAGGCTATCAAATTTGTGTATTCCCTGATTCATTAGATAAGGGAGCAAATATTGATATTGGTTATATGCCAGGGGCTTTACCTTGGCTAGTAGGGGAAAACCTTGAAAAGCTTGGTGTCGAAATTTTAAATAAAGGCATTACAGGTCAATGTCATAGAGACCGTAAATTGTTAACTGGTGATAGTCCGCTTGCTTCTAATAATTTAGGAAAACTTGCAGCTGGCACATTGTTGGCTGAAGTGAAGGATTAA
- a CDS encoding AraC family transcriptional regulator, with translation MDPELPGTYINLIVETIKRWGVSGDQLLEESGITLGQLEKPYWYVEFNILNQLIERAIELCKEPALAGYLALNMTASCYGSVGMAAIVSSNLGEALKILEHFIGSRCKVFKPELKQENNDAYWSIHQPVDAFQLSSNANIFLLIGFVQIAKKLTGLSHLGKVELQMPEPIGFAEISHQLAVTCLFNQKRNCWIFPKEYLKKPVLTADPMLAPLLNAQCKRDIEKLKLKSGWKGRVKQVAEKLLLDGEGETLKVGQVAQIMNMSERTLQRYLALDHTSFTILVDSLKKEHAQKLLAQNNMSIEKVALMLGYAETSHFTRAFKRWMGVTPKYFQTKHKMADLN, from the coding sequence ATGGATCCAGAATTACCAGGAACTTATATTAATTTAATTGTAGAAACTATTAAGCGATGGGGGGTCTCTGGTGATCAGCTTTTAGAGGAAAGTGGAATAACTTTAGGCCAATTAGAAAAGCCTTACTGGTATGTAGAATTCAACATCTTAAATCAACTTATTGAACGGGCTATTGAGTTATGCAAAGAGCCCGCATTAGCGGGATATTTAGCTTTAAACATGACAGCTTCCTGTTATGGTTCAGTTGGAATGGCTGCTATCGTTTCTTCAAATTTAGGAGAAGCGCTGAAAATTCTTGAACACTTCATTGGTTCACGTTGCAAGGTCTTTAAACCAGAATTAAAACAAGAAAATAATGATGCATATTGGTCAATTCATCAGCCAGTTGATGCATTTCAGTTGAGCTCAAATGCCAACATTTTTTTGTTAATCGGTTTTGTTCAAATTGCAAAAAAATTAACAGGGCTTTCTCATTTGGGAAAAGTTGAATTACAAATGCCAGAACCTATAGGTTTTGCCGAAATAAGTCATCAACTGGCTGTGACTTGTTTATTTAACCAAAAGCGTAATTGTTGGATATTTCCAAAAGAGTATTTAAAAAAACCTGTATTAACGGCAGACCCAATGCTAGCGCCATTGTTAAATGCGCAATGTAAGCGGGATATAGAGAAGTTAAAGTTAAAAAGTGGTTGGAAAGGGCGCGTTAAACAAGTTGCTGAAAAATTGCTTTTGGATGGGGAGGGGGAGACATTAAAAGTTGGGCAAGTGGCTCAAATCATGAATATGTCAGAGCGAACCTTGCAACGCTATTTAGCCCTTGATCATACTAGTTTTACAATCTTGGTAGACTCTCTCAAAAAGGAACATGCCCAGAAACTTTTAGCTCAAAATAACATGTCGATTGAAAAAGTGGCTTTAATGCTGGGTTATGCCGAAACTTCTCACTTCACTCGTGCGTTTAAGCGTTGGATGGGGGTTACTCCTAAATATTTCCAAACTAAACATAAGATGGCTGATTTAAATTAA